The Mycobacterium sp. EPa45 genomic interval GGACTTTTCACGGCGGGCCGTACACAGAAAGGGGCGCTGCGCTGAGCGTCGAAGCAGCTCCGTCTGCCGTCCAGCTGGCCGGCGCCGTCACCGATCAACTTCGGAAGTACCTGGCCGGCCGCCGGGCCGAGGCCGCCTACATCGGCGCCGACTACGACGGGCTCATCGCGGCCCTCGAGGACTTCGTGCTGCGCGGCGGCAAACGGGTGCGGCCCGCCTTCGCCTACTGGGGCTATCGCGCGGTGACCGCCGACCCCGATCTGCCGGTCGACGACGACATGTTCCTGTTGTTCTCGGCCCTCGAGCTGCTGCATGCCTGCGCGTTGGTCCACGACGACGTCATCGACGATTCGGCGACCCGGCGCGGCTGGCCGACGGTCCACGTCCACTTCACCGACCTGCACCGCGGTGGCGGCTGGAGCGGCTCGTCCGAGCAGTTCGGCCGGTCCGCGGCAATCCTGCTCGGTGACCTCTCACTGGTGTGGGCCGACGACATCGTCGCCGCGGCGGACCTGGACGCCGAAGGCCGGCGCCGCGTCCGGCAGGTGTGGTCGGACATCCGCACCGAGGTGCTCGGCGGTCAGTACCTGGACATCGTCAACGAGTCCAGCGGCGCGGAGTCGATCGAGTCGGCGATGAACGTCAACACCTACAAGACCGCCTCCTACACGATCTCCCGGCCGCTGCAGCTGGGCGCCGCGGCCGGCGCCGACCGGCCCGAAGTGCAGCGCATCTTCTACGAACTGGGCACCGACCTCGGTGTCGCGTTCCAGCTGCGCGACGACGTCCTCGGTGTGTTCGGCGATCCCGCGGTGACCGGTAAGCCCTCCGGCGACGACCTGCGCTCCGGCAAGCGCACCGTGCTGCTGGCCGAGGCCGTACAGCGGGCCACCACCTCGGATCCGGCCGCGGCGAACCGGCTGCGCTCCGGGATCGGCACCGACTTGTCCGACGCCGCCGTGCGTCAGCTCTGCGACGTGATCGAGTCGGTCGGCGCGCTGGCCGCGGTCGAAGGCCGCATCGAACTGCTCACCAACCGCGCGCTGAGCCTGCTGGAGAGCGCGCCGATCAACGCGCCGGCGAAGGCCGGTCTGACCGAACTCGCCAGATTGGCCGCCAACCGGTCCGCCTAGGCCCATGTCCGCCACCACACCAACCACATCGACCAGCCGGGCCGGCCTCACGCGCCTGGCAGCGTTCACCGCCGCCGACGAGGGCCGCCCGGCCCTGCTCGGTTTCCTCGGCGCGATCCTGCTCACGCTCGGCGGACTGGGTGCGGGCAGCACCCGTCAGCACGACCCTCTCCTCGAGTCGATGCACCTGTCCTGGTTGCGGTTCGGTCATGGCCTGGTGGTGTCGTCGGTGCTGCTGTGGGTCGGCGTTGTGCTGATGCTGGTGGCATGGCTGTGGGTGGGCCGGCGGGTACAGAGGGCAGGAGCGCAGCGACCCGGGGATGAATCGAGCTCGGACGACGCCGGGGTCAGCGAGTTCACGATGATCGCGACCGCCGGGTTCTGGCTGGCTCCCCTGCTGTTGAGCGTTCCGCTGTTCAGTCGCGACACCTACTCGTATCTGGCCCAGGGCGCGCTGCTGCGCGACGGTCTAGACCCGTACGCCGTGGGTCCGGTGGAGAACCAGAATTCGTTGCTGGACAACGTGAGTCCGATATGGACCACCACCACCGCACCCTATGGGCCGGCGTTCATCCTGGTCGCCCGGTTCGTCACCAGCCTGGTCGGTGACCACGTGGTGGCAGGCACGATGCTGCTGCGGCTGTGCATGCTCCCCGGGCTGGCAATGCTGATCTGGGCGGCACCCAGGGTGGCCCGCCACATCGGCGCGAACGGCGCGGTGGCACTGTGGATCTGCGCGCTCAATCCGCTGGTGATCATCCATCTGATGGGCGGCGTGCACAACGAGATGCTGATGGTCGGGCTGATGATGGCCGGCATCGCGTTGACGTTCGCCCGCCACCACGCTGCGGGAGCGGCGTTGATCGCCGTGGCCGTCGCGGTCAAGGCCACCGCGGTGCTGGCGCTGCCGTTCATGGTGTGGGTGTGGATGAGACATTTACGCGCGCAGAAGATAGGTGCGGCAAGGGCTTTCGCGACCGCAGCGGCGGCTTCGGTGGCAATCTTCGTCGCGGTGTTCGCCGTGTTGTCCTGGGTCGCGGGGGTGGGACTGGGCTGGCTCACGGCACTGGCCGGCTCGGTGAAGATCATCAACTGGCTGACGATTCCGACCGCCATCGCGAACCTCACCAACGCGATCGGCGGACTCTTCATGCCGGTGAACTTCTATGCGGTGCTCGACGTCACCCGGATCGTCGGGATCGCGATCATTGCCGTGTCACTTCCCTTGCTGTGGTGGCGGTTTCGGCACGACGATCGCGAAGCGCTGACGGGCATCGCGTGGGCGATGCTGGTGGTGGTGCTGTTCGTTCCCGCCGCACTGCCGTGGTACTACACCTGGCCGCTCGCGGTCCTGTCGGCGCTGGCGCAGTCTCGCGCGGCGATCGCACTGATCGCCGGGTTCTCGACGTGGATCATGGTGATCTTCAAGCCAGACGGCTCACACGGCATGTACTCGTGGATCCACGTACTGCTGGCCACCGCCTGCGCACTGGCGGCCTGGTACTCGCTGAAGGTCAGTAGGCCATCGCCTGCGCGCGCCGAACCACCTCACGAGCCTGGTGAGCATGCAGCGCATCAACCGGGCGGGCGTTGCTGATCGCCTCGCGCGCCCCATCGCGGGTGATCGTCAATGACGGGTCGGCGGTGAACAGCCAGCGCAGGATCTCGGTGTCGCGGTAGCCGCCGTCGCGCAGCACCGCCAGCAGGCCGGGCAGACTCTTGACCACCTCGCCGTGTGCGGTGAGAAAGGCTTTCGGGATCATCGGGACGCCGCCGCGTTTGACTGCGACGAGGTGCCCTTCGCGCAAATGCTGGTGCACCTTGGTCACCGGGACTCCCAACATCTCGGCGACCGCAGGCAGGTCGTACACGGGTTCGTCGGGATCC includes:
- a CDS encoding Rv2175c family DNA-binding protein; this encodes MSSIPAGEDVLDPDEPVYDLPAVAEMLGVPVTKVHQHLREGHLVAVKRGGVPMIPKAFLTAHGEVVKSLPGLLAVLRDGGYRDTEILRWLFTADPSLTITRDGAREAISNARPVDALHAHQAREVVRRAQAMAY
- a CDS encoding alpha-(1->6)-mannopyranosyltransferase A, translating into MSATTPTTSTSRAGLTRLAAFTAADEGRPALLGFLGAILLTLGGLGAGSTRQHDPLLESMHLSWLRFGHGLVVSSVLLWVGVVLMLVAWLWVGRRVQRAGAQRPGDESSSDDAGVSEFTMIATAGFWLAPLLLSVPLFSRDTYSYLAQGALLRDGLDPYAVGPVENQNSLLDNVSPIWTTTTAPYGPAFILVARFVTSLVGDHVVAGTMLLRLCMLPGLAMLIWAAPRVARHIGANGAVALWICALNPLVIIHLMGGVHNEMLMVGLMMAGIALTFARHHAAGAALIAVAVAVKATAVLALPFMVWVWMRHLRAQKIGAARAFATAAAASVAIFVAVFAVLSWVAGVGLGWLTALAGSVKIINWLTIPTAIANLTNAIGGLFMPVNFYAVLDVTRIVGIAIIAVSLPLLWWRFRHDDREALTGIAWAMLVVVLFVPAALPWYYTWPLAVLSALAQSRAAIALIAGFSTWIMVIFKPDGSHGMYSWIHVLLATACALAAWYSLKVSRPSPARAEPPHEPGEHAAHQPGGRC
- the idsA2 gene encoding bifunctional (2E,6E)-farnesyl/geranyl diphosphate synthase, which gives rise to MAGAVTDQLRKYLAGRRAEAAYIGADYDGLIAALEDFVLRGGKRVRPAFAYWGYRAVTADPDLPVDDDMFLLFSALELLHACALVHDDVIDDSATRRGWPTVHVHFTDLHRGGGWSGSSEQFGRSAAILLGDLSLVWADDIVAAADLDAEGRRRVRQVWSDIRTEVLGGQYLDIVNESSGAESIESAMNVNTYKTASYTISRPLQLGAAAGADRPEVQRIFYELGTDLGVAFQLRDDVLGVFGDPAVTGKPSGDDLRSGKRTVLLAEAVQRATTSDPAAANRLRSGIGTDLSDAAVRQLCDVIESVGALAAVEGRIELLTNRALSLLESAPINAPAKAGLTELARLAANRSA